One Nocardia iowensis DNA window includes the following coding sequences:
- a CDS encoding metallophosphoesterase family protein, producing the protein MPADSAQRGIRIAAVADTHLRPAVAGKFRPDFLRLAEHADVLLLAGDLTDGGTRAETELLCAEIADLPVPVAAVLGNHDHDHRLGFRISAQLNDIGVHMLEGTAITLELAGIRLGIAGVMGGNQLPPS; encoded by the coding sequence ATGCCAGCCGATTCCGCGCAGCGGGGTATCCGGATCGCGGCCGTCGCCGATACGCATCTGCGTCCCGCCGTGGCCGGAAAGTTTCGCCCCGACTTTCTGCGCCTCGCCGAGCATGCCGACGTACTCCTGTTGGCCGGCGACCTCACCGACGGTGGCACCCGCGCCGAAACCGAGCTGCTGTGTGCCGAAATCGCCGACCTCCCAGTGCCGGTGGCCGCGGTGCTCGGCAACCACGACCATGACCACCGGCTCGGCTTCCGAATCTCCGCTCAGCTCAACGACATCGGTGTGCACATGCTCGAAGGCACCGCAATCACCCTCGAGCTGGCCGGGATTCGGCTCGGCATCGCGGGCGTGATGGGCGGCAACCAGCTGCCGCCGAGCTGA
- a CDS encoding YnfA family protein, which translates to MTVARSLLLFALAALAEIGGAWLVWQGWREHRGILWIAAGVVALGAYGFVATFQPDPHFGRILAAYGGVFVAGSLAWGMLVDKFHPDRWDYLGAAICLVGVGIIMYAPRR; encoded by the coding sequence ATGACCGTCGCCCGCTCCCTTTTGCTGTTCGCCCTGGCCGCCCTCGCCGAGATCGGCGGCGCCTGGCTGGTGTGGCAGGGCTGGCGGGAACACCGCGGCATCCTCTGGATCGCGGCGGGCGTCGTGGCGCTCGGCGCGTACGGATTCGTCGCGACCTTCCAGCCGGATCCGCATTTCGGTCGCATCCTCGCCGCCTACGGCGGTGTCTTCGTCGCGGGCTCCCTCGCCTGGGGCATGCTCGTCGACAAATTCCACCCCGACCGCTGGGACTACCTAGGCGCGGCCATCTGCCTGGTGGGTGTCGGCATCATCATGTACGCACCGCGCCGCTGA
- a CDS encoding NUDIX hydrolase, which produces MEQSVVSVDVVALRFWGDDAAVRVGIAPRAVAPFTGELALPGVLLGRGERLVGAARRAVHTKLGVPEAAIGAVGQLVTFDEPNRDPRGPTLSIAMWAVVGPHAGPAQWVGFDAVPELAFDHNRIVDASRGLLAGLLWKDLTFTRALLGDEFPATRAVAAATALSGSRPDPANLNRTLAAIPGLARTTERRRVKATGRPAAVWAFDPEG; this is translated from the coding sequence GTGGAGCAATCCGTTGTTTCGGTGGATGTGGTGGCGTTGCGGTTTTGGGGCGACGACGCAGCGGTGCGGGTGGGGATCGCGCCGCGGGCGGTGGCTCCGTTCACCGGGGAGTTGGCGTTGCCGGGGGTGCTGCTCGGGCGGGGGGAGCGGCTGGTCGGCGCGGCGCGGCGGGCGGTGCACACCAAACTCGGGGTGCCCGAGGCGGCGATCGGCGCGGTCGGGCAGTTGGTGACCTTCGATGAACCGAATCGGGACCCGCGGGGGCCGACGTTGTCGATCGCGATGTGGGCGGTGGTCGGACCGCATGCCGGGCCCGCGCAGTGGGTCGGTTTCGATGCGGTGCCCGAGTTGGCGTTCGACCACAATCGAATCGTCGACGCGTCGCGGGGACTGCTCGCCGGGCTGCTGTGGAAGGACCTGACGTTCACCCGGGCTCTGCTCGGCGACGAATTCCCCGCTACCCGTGCCGTGGCGGCCGCTACGGCGCTGTCCGGCTCGCGGCCGGATCCGGCCAACCTCAACCGCACCCTCGCGGCCATCCCCGGCCTGGCCCGTACCACCGAACGCCGCCGCGTCAAGGCAACCGGCCGTCCCGCCGCAGTCTGGGCTTTCGATCCGGAAGGCTAG
- a CDS encoding adenylosuccinate synthetase, protein MFRSHIIVVDLGFGDAGKGATVDWLCSAEAGLGVAAVVRFNGGAQAAHNVIAEGRHHTFAQFGSGTFSGVPTLLSRHMLVEPIALAGEARQLAALGVPDPLSLLRIDGRALLTTPIHIAANRAREDARGSSRHGSCGRGIGETAWYALEHDAPTVSDCLHPKVLRVKLQALAAHYGPLIAPSEHRYEPIADLVDMYSEFALAVRIVGGEQLARFARRGRLVFEGAQGVLLDEWRGFHPHTTWSTVEPRNAHAMLAEIGTTGDVLGVTRTYMTRHGAGPLPTEDPTRHLPEPHNTTGRYQGEFRSGHFDPILLRYAIAVSGGIDGLAITHLDAPGTRYAATVYAIHDGIVDHLAPGRWQDLDHQQRLTDLLGMAEPILTEMPEDVMPWLEQELDTPVLLAADGPTRKHRTPTTTTIAAA, encoded by the coding sequence ATGTTTCGGTCGCACATCATCGTGGTCGACCTCGGATTCGGGGATGCCGGGAAAGGGGCGACGGTCGACTGGTTGTGCTCTGCGGAGGCCGGACTCGGGGTGGCGGCTGTCGTGCGGTTCAACGGGGGTGCGCAGGCGGCGCACAATGTGATCGCCGAAGGGCGGCATCACACGTTCGCGCAGTTCGGGTCGGGGACATTCTCGGGCGTGCCGACGCTGCTGTCGCGGCACATGCTGGTCGAACCGATCGCGCTGGCGGGGGAGGCACGGCAGCTGGCGGCGCTCGGCGTGCCGGATCCGTTGTCGCTGTTGCGTATCGATGGGCGGGCGCTGCTCACCACCCCGATCCACATTGCGGCCAATCGTGCCCGCGAGGATGCGCGGGGTTCTTCGCGGCATGGTTCGTGCGGCCGGGGAATCGGCGAAACAGCCTGGTACGCGCTCGAACACGATGCGCCGACGGTGTCGGATTGCCTGCACCCCAAGGTTCTTCGCGTCAAACTGCAAGCGCTCGCAGCACATTACGGCCCATTGATCGCGCCGAGCGAGCATCGCTACGAGCCGATCGCCGACCTGGTCGACATGTACAGCGAGTTCGCGTTAGCGGTCCGAATAGTCGGCGGCGAACAGCTCGCCCGATTTGCCCGGCGCGGCCGCCTGGTCTTCGAGGGGGCACAAGGTGTGCTGTTGGACGAGTGGCGCGGTTTCCATCCGCACACCACCTGGTCCACGGTCGAGCCGCGCAACGCACACGCCATGTTGGCCGAAATCGGTACCACCGGTGATGTTCTCGGAGTCACCCGCACCTACATGACCCGCCACGGCGCAGGTCCACTCCCCACCGAGGACCCCACCCGCCACCTCCCTGAACCACACAACACCACCGGCCGCTACCAAGGTGAGTTCCGCTCAGGTCACTTCGACCCGATCCTGCTGCGCTATGCCATCGCCGTATCCGGCGGCATCGATGGCTTGGCCATCACCCATCTGGATGCGCCGGGAACCCGTTACGCGGCAACGGTATACGCCATCCACGACGGCATCGTCGACCACCTCGCACCGGGCCGTTGGCAGGACCTCGACCACCAACAACGCCTCACCGACCTCCTGGGCATGGCAGAGCCGATACTCACCGAAATGCCCGAAGACGTCATGCCCTGGCTGGAGCAAGAACTCGACACCCCAGTACTACTGGCCGCCGACGGCCCCACCCGGAAACACCGCACACCCACGACCACAACCATCGCCGCCGCGTGA